The Polaribacter sp. MED152 region TAATTTCTTCATTTTCAGGATTTCTAATTCCGTCAAAAACAGACATTGGCCATAACCAAGAAGAAAACCAAGTATCTAAAGCATCTTCATCTTGTTTTAAATCAGACGTTGCTAATGCTTTATTTCCTGTTTTTTCTTTTGCTAAAACTAAAGCTTCTTCTATATTTTCTGCTACAACAAAATCTTCTTTTCCATCTCCATAGAAAAAAGCGGGTATTTGCTGACCCCACCAAAGTTGACGAGAAATGTTCCAATCACGAACATTTTCCATCCAATGACGATAGGTGTTTTCGAATTTCTTAGGTACTAAGTTAATTTCAGTATCATCACCTAAAACAGCATCTATTGCAGGTTTTGCCAAATCTGTCATTTTTAAAAACCATTGATCTGATAACCTTGGCTCAATAACAGCTTTTGTTCTTTCTGATGTACCAACTTTATTCGTATGTACTTCAGTTTTTACTAAGATTCCTTTTTCTTCTAATTCCTTGGCTATCTCTTTACGAACTACAAAACGATCTTTACCTTGATAATGCAACCCAAAAGAGTTTAAAGAAGCATCATCATTAAAAATATCTATTACTTCTAACTGATGTTTATCTCCTAAATTTTTATCATTTTCATCATGAGCAGGAGTTACTTTTAAGCAACCTGTACCAAATTCTAAATCTACATATTCATCTTCAATAATAGGTATTACTCTATCACATAAAGGCACAATTGCCTTTTTCCCTTTTAAATGAGTAAAACGTTCATCGTTTGGATTGATACAAATTGCAGTATCTCCAAAGATGGTTTCTGGTCTTGTTGTTGCAATAGTTAAAGTGTCTTCTGAACCTTCAATTTTATATTGTAAATAATATAAATTACCTTGTCTTTCCTCATGAATTACTTCTTCATCAGACAATGTAGTTTTGGCTTCAGGATCCCAATTTACCATTCTATAACCTCTGTAGATTAAACCTTTGTTGTATAAATCTACAAAAACCTTAATTACAGATTCAGACATTTCTGGGTCCATCGTAAAAGCGGTTCTTTCCCAATCGCAAGAAGCACCTAACTTTTTAAGTTGTTCTAAGATAATTCCACCATATTCATCTTTCCAATCAAATGCATGTTGTAAAAACTCTTCTCGAGTTAAATCGCTTTTAGCAATACCTTGCTCTTTTAATTTAGCTACAACTTTAGCTTCTGTAGCAATAGATGCATGGTCTGTTCCTGGCACCCAACAAGCATTTTTACCTTGTAAACGTGCACGTCTAATTAATACATCTTGAATTGTATTATTAAGCATATGACCCATATGCAAAACCCCTGTAACATTTGGTGGAGGAATTACAATAGTATAAGGTTCTCTTTCATCTGGAGTTGAATGAAAATAATTATTTTTCATCCAATAAGAATACCACTTATCTTCTACCTTACTTGCATCATATTTAGATGGAATTGCCATACTTTGGAATCGTTTTTGATATATAGTTGGCAAAAATACAATTCTCTTTTTTGTAGAGAAAATTAGCCATTGATTTTTTAAAATAAAATATAAACCCTAATTTTACAGTATTAAACCCTTAGTTATGAAAGTATTCGGATCTTTTTTAGTTGTTTTTTTAATTTCTTTTTCCATAAATGCTCAAGAATTTAAGTTTGAAAAAGAAACTATAGATTATGGTAAAGTGAATAAAGGTTCTAATGGCGAGAGTACTTTTGTGTTTACAAATGTGGGTGATGCTCCTTTAATAATTAAAAATGTAAGATCTACTTGTGGTTGTACAGTACCTAAAAAACCAGAAAAGCCAATTATGCCTGGAGAAAAAGGAGAAATTAAAGTTTCTTATGATACCAATAGAATTGGTGGTTTTTCTAAGTCGATTAATATTTTTTCGAACGCTAAGAATGCTAGAAAAGTAATTCGAATTAAAGGCGTTGTTCTAACAGGAGTTTCTATGGAGAAAGAAAAAAGTATTGTTTCTGATTCTCAATAATTAGATTTTTTTCTCTAGAAAAAATTCAAACTTCATTTTTTGCTCATTTCTTAAAACGGTTATCCTTATTCGTTTTTTGTCTCTTTCTTGAAATTTCTGATTGATAGATTCCAGTGTTAAATCTGCAGCATTTGCATTATTTAGCTTTAAAATGATATCACCTTTTTGAAGACCTGCAACATGACTTGGTGAACCTTTAACCACATTTCTTATTTTAAAGGATGGCTTAAACTTATAAGAAAAACCGCTAATAAAATTAATTGTTTTACTGTTTTCAGATCCTTTGCTAATAGGAGTTGAAACTATGGTTTGTCTTTCTTTTACCAATTGTTTTCCACTGTAAATAACATCTAAGCCACTCATATTGTAATCAAAACCATTAGTTAAAGAACCATTTTTTTTCAACATTAATTTCTGATTAGCATAATCAAACCAAACAATGAATCGCTTTAAAATACCAGCACCTATACTTCCATTTCTATCTTTTACACTCCTTGCGTTTTTGGTGGATACTGAATCTAGAAAAGATACAGTTGGCTCTTTAACCATATAATTACCTAATTGTACAGCTGGTATTCTACTTCTTTTGCCATAAATAGTACCACTTAAACCTTCACCTAATATATCTGTAAAAAAACGATTTGGCGTTTGAATATTGTATTTGGAATTTTCGAACAACCAAAGTGCATCACTGCCTCCTGTGTCTATCAATAATTTAACTTTGGTAAGTTTATTACCAATAGTGTCTAACTTTATATCTGTATTTATATAAGGTTTCTTTCGATGAAATGTTAACGGAAAAACTTCGCAATTTCTGCAGGCTTTGAGTTTAACTTTTTTAGGGTTGTAAAAGTGAATATACTTTGTTTTGTAATTGATTTTAACAATAAAATTTTTAAGTAAATCATAACCCAAAATCCCATGGATTGTAATTCCCATTTTACCGGATAAATCAAAATAATCTCTTAGAATTACATATACAGATTCATCATTACTTTGAATATTTTCTACAGAAATTTTATTGCTTTTAGACATTAATGCTTCTACAGCATCACCTTTACCTAAGCCTTGAAGTTTAATTTTCTCTAAATTATTTAAACCTAAACTATCATTTTTGGTGATGTTAAAAAGAATGGTTTTAGTAACACCAGAATCTAAAATAAACGATACCTTTTTATCATTAATTTTAAGAGGTACAACTATTAAATTATTTATCAATTTAAACTTAACACTAACTTTCTTTTTCTTCTGATTCAAAAACCGAAAACCTTCTTGTGCTTCTGTATTGATAAACCAGAATATGAAAAGTAAAATAAATATGGATTTTCTATGTTTCAAATGTTTCTTTTAACTTATCTATTTAAATATACAAATTATGATTTGCTTTATTAAAAAAATGAGCGGGAAACCTTTTAAAGATTATGAAATTTAACAAGACTTTTAAAATTAATTTCGCAAATTTGCAGGAAAATTTAAGTAAAAAATTATTATGCCTTCAATATCTATCAAAGGACTTCATATGCCAGAATCACCAATTAGAAAATTGGTGCCATTTGCTGAAAATGCGAAAAAGAGAGGAACTAAGGTTTATCATTTAAATATTGGTCAGCCAGATATTAAAACACCTCAAATAGCTTTAGATGCTGTTAAAAACAACACTATAGAAACCTTATCTTATGCACGCTCTGAAGGTTCTGAAGAATACAGAACTAAATTGGCAAACTATTATGCAAACCATAATGTGAATGTATCTGCAGATAATATAATTGTTACTACAGGTGGTTCAGAAGCCTTACTTTTTACTATTGGTAGTATAACAGATGCAGGTGATGAAATAATTATTCCTGAACCTTTTTACGCAAATTATAATGGGTTTTCTACAGCTTCTGGAGTAACAGTTGTACCTGTAATTTCAAAAATTGAAGATAATTTTGCTTTACCAAAAATTGAAGATTTTGAGAAGCTAATTACAAAAAATACAAAAGCTATTTTAATTTGTAATCCTGGAAATCCTACAGGATACATGTACTCTAAAGAAGAGATTCTAAAATTAAAAGAAATTGTTTTAAAACATGATCTTTTTCTTATTGCAGACGAAGTTTATAGAGAATTTGCTTATGATGGTTTAGAGCATACCTCAGTAATGGCTATAGAAGGTTTAGAAGATAATGCTATTGTAATAGATTCAGTTTCTAAAAGATATAGCATGTGTGGTGCAAGAATTGGTTGTATTGTTTCTAAAAATGAAGCATTTATAGCAACAGCTATAAAATTTGCACAAGCAAGATTAAGCCCACCCACTTATGCTTTAATTGCTAGTGAAGCTGCTTTAGATACACCTCAAAGTTATTTTGATGATGTAAAAGCGGAATATGTTCAAAGAAGAGATACTTTAGTTGCTGAATTACAAAAAATAAAAGGTGTAAAAGTAGCCATACCAAAAGGTGCTTTTTATTGTGTTGCTGAATTACCAGTTGCAGATACAGATGATTTTGCAAAGTGGATGTTAGAAAGCTTTAACTACAATAACGAAACTGTAATGGTTGCACCAGCAAGCGGATTTTATTCTACTGAAGGCGAAGGAAAAAATCAAATTAGAATGGCATATGTTTTAAAGAAAGAAGATTTAATTAAATCTGTAGAAATTCTTAAGAATGCCCTAGAAGCTTATCAAGCATAATTGAATATCAAAGAAAACATATCATTAAAGGAGTACAATACTTTTGGTATTGATGTAAATGCAAAACGATTTGTAAGTGTAAATTCAGTTTACCAACTACAACAATTACTTAAAGCAGAAAAAAATGTATTTCTAATTTCTGGAGGTAGCAACATGCTACTTACCAAAGATATTGACAAACTAGTTGTACATATTGATTTTAAAGGAATATCAATAGACAAAGAGGATGATGATTTTGTTTATTTAACAGTAAACGCAGGAGAAAATTGGCATGATTTTGTTTTGTATTGTGTAGCTCAAAATTATGGAGGATTAGAGAATTTAGCCTTAATACCTGGTAATGTTGGTACTTGCCCAATACAAAATATTGGGGCATATGGTGTGGAAGTTAAAGACACCATAACAAAACTAGAAGCTGTTAATCTAGAAACTACAAAGTTAGAATCATTTTCTAATGAAGATTGCAATTTTGGCTATAGAAATTCAATTTTCAAAAACTCAGTAAAGGGGAAATATGTAATTACTTCAGTTGCGTTTAAATTAACCAAAAGAAATCATAATTTAAATACTTCTTATGGTGCTATTGAAACTGAATTGGCTTCTAAACAAATTACTGAACCAACTTTAAAAGATATTTCAGATGCAGTTATTGCAATTCGAAAATCAAAATTACCTGATCCAAAAGAAATAGGAAATAGTGGAAGTTTTTTTAAAAATCCAGTGATTTCTAAATCACACTTTTTAGAACTTCAAAAAGAGTATCCTAATATACCAAATTATATCATTTCTGAAAATGAAATAAAAGTACCTGCTGGCTGGTTGATAGAAACTGCAGGGTTTAAAGGTAAGCGTTTTGGAAATTATGGAGTTCATGAAAAACAAGCTTTGGTGCTTGTAAATTATGGCAATGCTTCTGGAAAAGAAATTTATGCTCTTGCTGAAAAAATTCAAAAAGAAATTCTCACTCAATTTAAGATTGATTTAGAAATTGAGGTAAATATTATAAAATAAAAAACCTTGTAATAAATACAAGGTTTCTTCTGTAAGTATTCCCCCAAATACAAACATTAACTTTTTTGAAGCGTTTTTATATCAGCAATTAACTGCTTTACCGAATTTTTATTCAGACCATTATAAATGCCTCTTATGTGTTTGTTCTTATCTATTAAAATAAAGTTTTCTGTGTGCAGAAAATCGTCTATTCCTTTTGGTTCACCTAAATCATTTTCTACAAAATAAGATGATCTTCCTAAATCATAAATTTCTTGTTTCTTTCCTGTAACCAGATGCCAATTATTTCCAATATTTTTTTCTATGGCATAATTCTTTAATTGAGCTACAGAATCAATTGACGGTGTTACTGAGTGCGAAAGCATTAAAACAGAATTATCTTCTTTAAAAGCTTCTTGTACCAAATGCATATTTTTAGTCATTAAAGGGCAAATTCCTGGACAAGTAGTAAAGAAAAAATCAGTTACATAAATTTTATTCTTAAAAGTATCTTGTGTTACTTGCTCTCCATGTTGATTTGTAAATTCAAAATCAGGAATTTTATGAAAATCTTTTAATTCTTTATCATTAGATGCAATCCATTTTGGCGTAAATGAAGCTTCGTTATAATAAGGCAAAGCCTCTACTCTACTTGATAACGTATTCTTTTTCTGTTTTTTACAACTAAAAATTAAAAGCGCTGTAAAAAATAAAATACTATATGCTTTTACGTTCTTCAATTTTTTCATTTTTAAGTTGATAGCACAAATTGGCTCTTTGCATCCCGAAAATTCGCCCATTTTTCGCTTCATAATTCACATAAATAGTTCCATTTTCTAGCCAAGCTTGTTGTAATCCATCTTCTTTACCCTGAGTAAGGTTTCTTTTTTTAGCTAATTGACCACTAGAATACCATACTTTCTGAACACCTTCTAGTTTACCATTTACATAATTAGATGCTGCTATAAGATTTCCTTCTTTATCGTAATTCAACTTTTTACCATGCAATTGATTGTTTACATAAAAGGCTTTTCTTTTTATGCCTCCATTTTTAAAGAACATAAAATTATCACCTTCTCTTTTACCATTGTAAAACGTTGTTTTTTCTGATATACTGTCATTCGCATATCGTTTTACGCTATAACCATTAAAGGGCTTATTATTATAAAACCACTTCCCTTTTAATGGATCTAACTTTAGTTGACTTTTATCAACAAAAACATTTTTAATTACCTTTTTAGAATGCAAAATAAGCTCTTGATTCTCCTGCTTTTGACAAGCAAGAAAAATAAAAATAGCAATTATGTAATATTTAGTTAATCGCATTTGGTGTACCTTGGTAAGGCCCTGCAAACGCTAAGTACCTACCTGTTGTAGAATATAAATCGTTAATAATATGATAGTGATAAAGCTCTTCAGTAGAATGTTGTGTTGTACTTGTATGCCCTCCAGAAGCATCTAATCCTGTTGGGTAAGTTCCTGTTGAACTACATTTTCTACCATAGATAAAAAATCCGTCAGAAATAATACCTACTAATTTATCATCATCATCTGTAAAAGCTAAAGGCTCTAAATGATAGTGATACTGAGAAGGACCAATATGAGCACCAGCATAATCTAAACTACCAGCTGCACTATCTAAAGGCCCATTACCTTCTTGATCATTGTAAATGTATGCACCACTAACTGCAATACCAATGGCCCCTAAACTCGTTGCTGTTGTTGAGCTTGCAACAGAAGCAGAAGCAGATACAGTTAAAGAACCAGATAAATCTCTGCCAGAAGTATCAATTCTTGTTGGTGTCATGTTTGCTTCAGATGTAACAGTTGGAGCTACATATAATGGATGACTCTCACTCCAATATGGAGTTGTATGATTTGGCAAACCTGTTGTTTCTATGGTGATTGAAGTTCCATTTCCAGAAATATAGATATCTGTTTCATCTTCATCAAATTCTTCGAAAGCAGTTGGTAATTCTGTAATTACATCTGCGTTAGTAGTATCATCAATAATGGTATCTACTTCATCATCATTAGAACTACATGCTATAAAAGCACTTATAGAAACTGCTGCAAATACTATTGATTTTAAAAATTTAGTTTTCATAATTGTTTGGCTTATTGGTTTAATTGTCTTCTCTTCTTTCTGGTCTCTCTGGTCTTTTAGGCTTTGGTGCCTTTTTTAATTCTTCTTTAGAAATAAAACCATCTTTATTGGTATCAATCTTTTTAAAATCTTGTTTTAATGGGCCTTTTGCTTCTTTCAAAGAAATTTTTCCATCTTCATTTGTGTCTAAATCTTTAAAAATCTTTTTTATTGATGGTGGTCCTTGTCTTTTTTCATTTTCTCTGTTTTCTTGACCAGAAGTGGTTAACACTCCAAGTGCAACAATTAATATGGTTAAAATTGATTTTTTCATGATTATGTTTTAATGTTCTATTAGTTAAGATGTGCTTATTTTAAAATACTTGCGCTCTTAACTTTTTTTTAACTTTATCATTTACTCATTATTAATGAAAGGATCTGAAAACTTCTCATCAAAAATAAACTCTTCATCTGTTAAAGTTCTTAAGAAATTTACCAACGCCTGTTTTTCTGTGTCTGTTAGATTAAGTCTTCTTACTCCATTTCCTTGACGTAATCTACCATCTAACTCTGCACTATTTTGCACACCTGAATTGTAATGTTCAATCACCTCTTCTAAAGTTGAAAAACGACCATCATGCATAAATGGTGCTGTTAATTCTATATTTCTTAAAGAAGGTACTTTAAATTCACCATCATTTCTACCTTCATCAGTTAAAACTGCATCTAAACCATTATTTCTTGCTCTATCTCCAACAAAGGCATTTGTATCATGACAATCTGAACAACGAGTTCTATTACTGAAAAACAAGTTTTTTCCTAAGTTTTCTGATGCTGTAAAGTTTGGAAAATTCGCATTTTGATTGTTCGTCTGTGCTAAACCTTCATCATACTTTGATTGATAAGAAACCATAGATCTTACAAATTGTGCCAAGGCTAAAGCAATTCGTTCGCTAGAAATTTCATCATCTCCAAAAGCTCTAGTAAATAAGACTGAATAATAGGCTTCGTTTTGCAATTTACTCTCCAATTCATCTAATGTTAAACCCATTTCCACAGCGTCTTGAATAGGTAATAATACTTGCTCTTCTAAACTCTCTGCTCTTTCATCCCAAAAGAAACGACCATTATCATAAAATTTGGCGTTGGCTAAACCCATTGAATTTCTTGCAGTTAGCTCTCCGTTAAAACCTACACTTAAAGTATTTACATCAGAAAAACCTGTAGATTGATCGTGACATGAAGCACAACTCACAGCATTATTTACAGACAATTGCTTATCGTAAAACAAAACCCTACCTAAAGTAGCACCTTCATCCGTAATTGGATTATTATTAGGTGTATTGTCTTCTTGGGCAGTGCCATTTGCCAAAAAATGATTTGGTAGAATTACATTTTCGTAATTGAAAGAATTGGCAGGTAAATTTAAAGTTTCAGCTAAAATATCTAAGTCTGAATTTGAATCTATATCTATAGTAACATCATCTGTTAATTCTAAATATTCATTCTCTGATGAGCAAGACAGGAAACTTACAACTAAAAGAAGCGTAAGAAATTTGTGGGTAAAAGTCATAATTTTAAAATTTAAGTAAATAAAAAGTAAAATTGCTCCATATATCTAATTTTTGGTTGATATATGTTTAGATGACTTCTTGTTAAAAAACTTGCAAAAAAAAGTTAAAATAAATTATCTAGGTGGTGGAGGCATTCTTCTTTTAGGAGGAAAACCATTGCCATTTCTATTGGGTGGCCCAGGTCTTTTACCTCTTAATGCTTGTTTAATTATTTTATCAAATTTAACCTTCTGCTCCTCAGTACATATGGCTCTAACTTGTTTAAAAAATTCGAAAACCTCTAACTCTTTTTCTACTTCTAACCTGCTTGTTCTTTCTATTATATCTCTTGTATTTACATTGCTGTCATTCGTTTGAAAAGAACTAAAAAGAGCATCTTTTTGATGAGTAATTTGTCTTTCAAAATGTTGCATTTTATCTTTATGCTCTTCATCTAACTCAGTAAAAGTTTTCTTTTGAGCTTCAGTAAAATCTAGTTGATTTATTAGAAAATTTCTTGCTGGAGGTTTATTATTTCTTTGATGAGGCTTAGCAACCAACATAAATATTAAAACTCCATTTAATATCACCAAAACCGTTATTAAAACTACAAGTAATTTTGTTTTCATACGTTTTAATTTAATAAACTAGTTTGCGATTGCAAATTATACTCTTGAGCAAAACCTTCTATATTATTAGGGTTTGAAGTTTGTTCTTCTATATTAAAAGCATAATAGAAAGCTGAAACATTTATACACAATACAATTGCTAAAACTGCCCATTGTAATTTAGGTGTAAACCAACTGTAAACTTTGGAATCCTTTTCTTTTTCTTGCTCTATTTTTTGCAAGACTTTATGCTTAAAAAAATGATTTACTTTCACTTCTTTAATAGAATCTAAGACCTCTAAATGTTGTTCTAAATTGTTGTTTCTCTTTTGCATTTTATTTCTTTTGACTGCTCAAAATAATTTTATAATTATTTAGATGTATTCTATTTTTAAAACTTGCGGAAATTTTTAAATTATTTTTTAAAAACCTCTTTTTCAAATAATTAAACTTACCTATTTTTATTTAAGTTACTTAATTTCTCTTTTAAATTTTTCTTTGCTCTAAACATAATAGATTCTACAGAAGATAAACTTTTACTAGTTATTTCCACAATTTCTTGGTAACTTTTACCATCAATTTTAGCCAATGTAAACACCACTCTTTGTGATTCTGGCAATGTATTTATTGCTTTAAATATAGTTGCAGCTTGTTCTTTATTTTCTAAAATAATTCCTGGGTGCTTAAACTCTGTAAAGTAATTTGTTTTATCAATCGGAATTGCATTACCCACTATAGATTGCATAAAGGCAAATCTCTTTTTAGTATTTTTTTTCCGAATAAATTCTAGACTCTTATTCGTGGCTATTCTATATATCCATGTAGAGAGTTTAGAATTACCTTTAAATTTATGTATAGATCTAAAAACCTCCAAAAACACTTCTTGGGCAATATCTTCTGCATCTTCTTTATTGGGTACAAAAGACATACAAGTATTAAATACTTTCTGCTCGTAATCATTTAACAATATGCCAAATGCAGAAGATTTACCCTCTTGTAATTCTTTTATAAAATCTAGTTCGCTCAATGATAATTGCCTAAAAAAGTAAACATACAAAAAAGTTAAAACTATACTACATAAGTAGATATCTATTTCACTTTTAATTCTATAATTTGTAACTTTGCAGTATGAAATTATTAT contains the following coding sequences:
- a CDS encoding valine--tRNA ligase produces the protein MAIPSKYDASKVEDKWYSYWMKNNYFHSTPDEREPYTIVIPPPNVTGVLHMGHMLNNTIQDVLIRRARLQGKNACWVPGTDHASIATEAKVVAKLKEQGIAKSDLTREEFLQHAFDWKDEYGGIILEQLKKLGASCDWERTAFTMDPEMSESVIKVFVDLYNKGLIYRGYRMVNWDPEAKTTLSDEEVIHEERQGNLYYLQYKIEGSEDTLTIATTRPETIFGDTAICINPNDERFTHLKGKKAIVPLCDRVIPIIEDEYVDLEFGTGCLKVTPAHDENDKNLGDKHQLEVIDIFNDDASLNSFGLHYQGKDRFVVRKEIAKELEEKGILVKTEVHTNKVGTSERTKAVIEPRLSDQWFLKMTDLAKPAIDAVLGDDTEINLVPKKFENTYRHWMENVRDWNISRQLWWGQQIPAFFYGDGKEDFVVAENIEEALVLAKEKTGNKALATSDLKQDEDALDTWFSSWLWPMSVFDGIRNPENEEIKYYYPTNDLVTGPDILFFWVARMIVAGYEYKDAKPFENVYLTGLVRDKQRRKMSKSLGNSPDALKLIDDYGADGVRVGLLLSAPAGNDILFDEDLCQQGKGFANKIWNAFRLIKGWEVDASLEQPETAKIGLSWYEAKFQKALAEIEDHFSKYRLSDALMAIYKLINDDFSSWLLEIVKPAYQHPIDQVTFDAIIEVLENNLKVLHPFMPFLTEEIWQFIAERTSEEALIIAKYPVQNEFDADIINEFEFATGVISGIRTIRKDKNIAFKDAVELYVVNNANTSVKFDSIIQKLTNTSTINYVSEKVDGASFRVKSNEYFVPISAANIDVEAEIEKLSAELKRAQGFLVGIQKKLSNERFVANAPEKVITLERKKEADTLAKIETIIGSLNSLK
- a CDS encoding DUF1573 domain-containing protein, whose translation is MKVFGSFLVVFLISFSINAQEFKFEKETIDYGKVNKGSNGESTFVFTNVGDAPLIIKNVRSTCGCTVPKKPEKPIMPGEKGEIKVSYDTNRIGGFSKSINIFSNAKNARKVIRIKGVVLTGVSMEKEKSIVSDSQ
- a CDS encoding aspartyl protease family protein; the protein is MKHRKSIFILLFIFWFINTEAQEGFRFLNQKKKKVSVKFKLINNLIVVPLKINDKKVSFILDSGVTKTILFNITKNDSLGLNNLEKIKLQGLGKGDAVEALMSKSNKISVENIQSNDESVYVILRDYFDLSGKMGITIHGILGYDLLKNFIVKINYKTKYIHFYNPKKVKLKACRNCEVFPLTFHRKKPYINTDIKLDTIGNKLTKVKLLIDTGGSDALWLFENSKYNIQTPNRFFTDILGEGLSGTIYGKRSRIPAVQLGNYMVKEPTVSFLDSVSTKNARSVKDRNGSIGAGILKRFIVWFDYANQKLMLKKNGSLTNGFDYNMSGLDVIYSGKQLVKERQTIVSTPISKGSENSKTINFISGFSYKFKPSFKIRNVVKGSPSHVAGLQKGDIILKLNNANAADLTLESINQKFQERDKKRIRITVLRNEQKMKFEFFLEKKI
- a CDS encoding pyridoxal phosphate-dependent aminotransferase; translated protein: MPSISIKGLHMPESPIRKLVPFAENAKKRGTKVYHLNIGQPDIKTPQIALDAVKNNTIETLSYARSEGSEEYRTKLANYYANHNVNVSADNIIVTTGGSEALLFTIGSITDAGDEIIIPEPFYANYNGFSTASGVTVVPVISKIEDNFALPKIEDFEKLITKNTKAILICNPGNPTGYMYSKEEILKLKEIVLKHDLFLIADEVYREFAYDGLEHTSVMAIEGLEDNAIVIDSVSKRYSMCGARIGCIVSKNEAFIATAIKFAQARLSPPTYALIASEAALDTPQSYFDDVKAEYVQRRDTLVAELQKIKGVKVAIPKGAFYCVAELPVADTDDFAKWMLESFNYNNETVMVAPASGFYSTEGEGKNQIRMAYVLKKEDLIKSVEILKNALEAYQA
- the murB gene encoding UDP-N-acetylmuramate dehydrogenase, which produces MNIKENISLKEYNTFGIDVNAKRFVSVNSVYQLQQLLKAEKNVFLISGGSNMLLTKDIDKLVVHIDFKGISIDKEDDDFVYLTVNAGENWHDFVLYCVAQNYGGLENLALIPGNVGTCPIQNIGAYGVEVKDTITKLEAVNLETTKLESFSNEDCNFGYRNSIFKNSVKGKYVITSVAFKLTKRNHNLNTSYGAIETELASKQITEPTLKDISDAVIAIRKSKLPDPKEIGNSGSFFKNPVISKSHFLELQKEYPNIPNYIISENEIKVPAGWLIETAGFKGKRFGNYGVHEKQALVLVNYGNASGKEIYALAEKIQKEILTQFKIDLEIEVNIIK
- a CDS encoding SCO family protein, translating into MKKLKNVKAYSILFFTALLIFSCKKQKKNTLSSRVEALPYYNEASFTPKWIASNDKELKDFHKIPDFEFTNQHGEQVTQDTFKNKIYVTDFFFTTCPGICPLMTKNMHLVQEAFKEDNSVLMLSHSVTPSIDSVAQLKNYAIEKNIGNNWHLVTGKKQEIYDLGRSSYFVENDLGEPKGIDDFLHTENFILIDKNKHIRGIYNGLNKNSVKQLIADIKTLQKS
- a CDS encoding toxin-antitoxin system YwqK family antitoxin: MRLTKYYIIAIFIFLACQKQENQELILHSKKVIKNVFVDKSQLKLDPLKGKWFYNNKPFNGYSVKRYANDSISEKTTFYNGKREGDNFMFFKNGGIKRKAFYVNNQLHGKKLNYDKEGNLIAASNYVNGKLEGVQKVWYSSGQLAKKRNLTQGKEDGLQQAWLENGTIYVNYEAKNGRIFGMQRANLCYQLKNEKIEERKSI
- a CDS encoding YHYH protein, coding for MKTKFLKSIVFAAVSISAFIACSSNDDEVDTIIDDTTNADVITELPTAFEEFDEDETDIYISGNGTSITIETTGLPNHTTPYWSESHPLYVAPTVTSEANMTPTRIDTSGRDLSGSLTVSASASVASSTTATSLGAIGIAVSGAYIYNDQEGNGPLDSAAGSLDYAGAHIGPSQYHYHLEPLAFTDDDDKLVGIISDGFFIYGRKCSSTGTYPTGLDASGGHTSTTQHSTEELYHYHIINDLYSTTGRYLAFAGPYQGTPNAIN
- a CDS encoding EF-hand domain-containing protein, with translation MKKSILTILIVALGVLTTSGQENRENEKRQGPPSIKKIFKDLDTNEDGKISLKEAKGPLKQDFKKIDTNKDGFISKEELKKAPKPKRPERPERREDN
- a CDS encoding cytochrome-c peroxidase; protein product: MTFTHKFLTLLLVVSFLSCSSENEYLELTDDVTIDIDSNSDLDILAETLNLPANSFNYENVILPNHFLANGTAQEDNTPNNNPITDEGATLGRVLFYDKQLSVNNAVSCASCHDQSTGFSDVNTLSVGFNGELTARNSMGLANAKFYDNGRFFWDERAESLEEQVLLPIQDAVEMGLTLDELESKLQNEAYYSVLFTRAFGDDEISSERIALALAQFVRSMVSYQSKYDEGLAQTNNQNANFPNFTASENLGKNLFFSNRTRCSDCHDTNAFVGDRARNNGLDAVLTDEGRNDGEFKVPSLRNIELTAPFMHDGRFSTLEEVIEHYNSGVQNSAELDGRLRQGNGVRRLNLTDTEKQALVNFLRTLTDEEFIFDEKFSDPFINNE
- a CDS encoding Spy/CpxP family protein refolding chaperone; the protein is MKTKLLVVLITVLVILNGVLIFMLVAKPHQRNNKPPARNFLINQLDFTEAQKKTFTELDEEHKDKMQHFERQITHQKDALFSSFQTNDSNVNTRDIIERTSRLEVEKELEVFEFFKQVRAICTEEQKVKFDKIIKQALRGKRPGPPNRNGNGFPPKRRMPPPPR
- a CDS encoding RNA polymerase sigma factor, which codes for MSELDFIKELQEGKSSAFGILLNDYEQKVFNTCMSFVPNKEDAEDIAQEVFLEVFRSIHKFKGNSKLSTWIYRIATNKSLEFIRKKNTKKRFAFMQSIVGNAIPIDKTNYFTEFKHPGIILENKEQAATIFKAINTLPESQRVVFTLAKIDGKSYQEIVEITSKSLSSVESIMFRAKKNLKEKLSNLNKNR